Within Synergistaceae bacterium, the genomic segment AATAAATCAACTCCGATTAATCCGGTCGTGCGAATTGCTATATCTCCCCCTAAAAAGCACATCCATGCAAACATTACGAGTGCCGCGTCTTGTGCCCAGTTAATGGGATATCCGAATGTCCGTGATAATGCCGCAGTAAATACAAGCAAAGTCAACCCGGCAAGCAATAACAAAGCAAGTGACTCTTCAAGAGCGCAAAATTTTTTATATAAATATTTCATGTAAATTAATTCACTCCCTCACAAACAAAAAAAGCGGGGAATTCTTGAGCTCCCCGCAAATATTCGCAAAATTATTATAGTCCTGCTTCCTTGTAAATGTCCTCGCGCAATTTCGTCCAGCCTAATTCTTCATATGCAGAGGCAGCAGCTTTCTTGAATGCGTCTTTATCAACTTTAGTAATAATCATTCCGTGATCTACTAAAATTTTTTCCAAATCGGCTTGAGCTGCTTCAATCTCGCGGGCATTCTTGACTCCGTTGTTGTAACATGCTTCAAGAATTATTTTCTTATATTCGTCCGGTAATTTCGAGAACCACGCCTCACCGCATACTAAGCAGTTGAATAAATTTATATGCTCAGTCTTTGCTACGTATTTGCAGACTTCATAAATATGACTCGACACAGCCGACGTATATTGAACCTCGCAGGCGTCTATCATTTTTGTCTGCATAGCATTATAGACTTCTGACCATGCGATATTATAAGGAGTCGCGCCCATTGCCTTAATTGACGCGTTATAGGGTGCAGCACTGGGAGTCCTTGTTACTACGCCTTTGAGATCTGCGGGAGTCTTTACTTCTTTGTTTTGCATGAATGATCTTGCGCCGTCATAGTAATTAAAGCAGAGAATCCTCAAGCCCTGATTTACTAACTCATCAGTCCATTTCTTGAATGTAGCAGTGTTAATGACTTTCAGACCAGCGTCATAATTATCAACAAAATATGCCATGTTGAATATTCCGATATCCTTCACGTAATTTGACATTCTGCCAGCGTCGCTTAATACTGCGATCCCGATTCCTGCGATTGCCTGATCGATCATGTCTTCTTCTCCGCCTAATTGTGATGACGGATAAATCGTAACTTTAACGCCGCCCTTTGTCTTCTCGTTGATTTCGTCAGCAGCAGCCTTTAAGCCCGCATAAATCATTGATGTTTCTGTCTGAGTAGTTGAGATTCTGAGCTCGAATGTCTCAGCAAATCCCGCCACACAAATTGTGAAAGTCATAACAAGCGCGGTTAATACTGCAAAAAACTTTTTCATGATAATAAATCCTCCCTGTTAAATAAAATATTTATAATGTAATATGAGTAAATAAATTTTAGCGTAAAAAAATTTGTTATGTATATGCAGAAATGCTTGACTTTATAGCGAGTTAATAAATTTTTTTGTTTGAGTGCGTTATCTCCAGTAAAAGATTTATAAAATTTTCGTGTTTCTTATTCTAAATACTTTATTATGTGTCAATATATTATAAAAATTTTCGCTACGTCTATAATATAAGCATGTAAAAATTTCTGGCTTTGTGATAAAATTCTTTGCTAGTTATTCAGGGTGATTAGCTCAGGGGTAGCAGCGCTTCCTTCACACGGAAG encodes:
- a CDS encoding C4-dicarboxylate TRAP transporter substrate-binding protein — its product is MKKFFAVLTALVMTFTICVAGFAETFELRISTTQTETSMIYAGLKAAADEINEKTKGGVKVTIYPSSQLGGEEDMIDQAIAGIGIAVLSDAGRMSNYVKDIGIFNMAYFVDNYDAGLKVINTATFKKWTDELVNQGLRILCFNYYDGARSFMQNKEVKTPADLKGVVTRTPSAAPYNASIKAMGATPYNIAWSEVYNAMQTKMIDACEVQYTSAVSSHIYEVCKYVAKTEHINLFNCLVCGEAWFSKLPDEYKKIILEACYNNGVKNAREIEAAQADLEKILVDHGMIITKVDKDAFKKAAASAYEELGWTKLREDIYKEAGL